The Mytilus edulis chromosome 4, xbMytEdul2.2, whole genome shotgun sequence nucleotide sequence ATGACAATTACCAAATTCGTTCATTACGTGTAAATGAATGCattttgtaaaaacattaaatCTGTATTTATTTAACTGTACAAATCACGCATGCagaaacatatatacacatggaaaaaagtattgcaacaccttgattttttaaaacatgaaaaattagtctcttattttggatggaatatgataaaatatttgtaaaataatattgaaacgtagttaatgatGACATTGGCTTTAAAtcgaacaaaaaatgtatgaaaaaaaaggttttatcgAACCAAAATTtgtataacaaaatgaagtgttttttgtacaaaaaaatgcattttacaagttttactgtagtcgaactttacaatgtcagacatttcaaaattaatctttagaaGATTGTTCACATCATAGTtggtcgttatacgccaaagaattagtactttgtgcgcagcttCCATTCAATACGACGAAAGCAAGCAATCCATGGTAAAAAAGACATTTAAAGGGCACATATTTATCTTTCGTCTGACAGCACGTATACACCGCAGTTAtcgtaaattatataaacatataaaaaaattaaaaaaataacattatttttttaagacaaaacagAGAAAAGAACTGATAAGTGCGGGTATTCCATGCGCCTTGCCTCCTTTATGTTTCGATATTTTAGaaattaattattcttttatctattataacaCGTGAAAACTACACCGGTGAGTTCCATATATGTCTTCAACTTACAGCtggtcctgaaaatgcatgaaatatttgccactggacttttaACAACCAAAAATCATCACACTACAACTTAAAGTATATATAGTAGTGAAATACAAAATGAATATTATAATGATACAATTAGcaaaataaatagaatacaaatacacactactttatttaactgacacaatttaaagGAATACTCTCTAAACTATATAAGAAGAGAAGCGAAAAGTTTCTTTTGAATACTTAACAAACTTCCGAACAGTTCATGTTTTTTTGCtcaatttaaaaacttgaaaatataAGCATGTATATTAAAAACTGACGATCAGACATCACTAATACGTATATACACAAATTCATTAATTCTTTATTAACGTTAAGCCCTACGGCACCTTTCTATTAAGAATGATGATGAGAGTAATTGTAATATATAATAGACATGTACTTTCTTACGTTAcggatcattgattttgttacctgTTGACCCGGTTGATTACTAGCACGTGCCATCGAACTCGACCATTTTAACTAAAATAGATTTTGTTTAAGTTAACGCCATATGTATACTAAGTACAATATACCTATCATAtggattagaaaaaaaatattatacggTGATACTTTAACACTGTCCCGACAGAGACTGAATGAATGCAGTATGATGATCAGGTTTCGGGATCCGAGAAGTCTTATTTCGAATTTCCGGAtgtcgggaatatttttttccaacttaAATAGAGTAAATCGCACTAAATTAATAAACATGCAAACAAAAAGCAACAGCTTCAACGGTTAACTAGGACATATATCAACAGAAAACGAATTAAAGCAAATGTCatacataaaacaaaaagatacatGCGTAAATTTGCCTCCGGTGCATTTCTGTGGATCCTTAACTTTTTTAGGTTACGTTTTGGATTTTCCGTTACTAATCTTCAAATACGAAAAACATTTTCACCGGTGTTCACAACATTTTAAGGTTTATGGCATACATTCTGGTGTGTATACAATTAACATACGTCCTTGCATTTAATtaccaatatatatttatataaactaacatttattaaaaaaataaacaacatatatagacgaataatttattagttcctcgacaaaacaagaaaagaaataaagaatcaacagaagatttaatttttctttttaattaatcaaaatatacttcaaacaaatcctaatataaaaaaaaaacatatatacaaattaatCTAAAATGCATTATCGAGTAGAAGGGGCGCAACTCGTGTTATCAAACCGGTATACTGAACGGATCTAAACAGGGTCTGAACATGTTGAATGTaattttgtatccatggtctgttttggtctgacacggtcttaacgggtcTAAACAACCCGCTAGACGATTCAGTCTTTTCCGTCTTGACATGTCTTAACGaactgatttacctgatgaggCTATCGATCTGAACGGCGACTTAACGATCTGAAATATCTTGACGAatttctctagcggtaaatccagtcaatcaagatgtgatcagaccaaaatgaccgtttcagactgaaatcgtgctactagtgtatCAATATGATGATATTATCATATGCAACGCTTAAACTATacttacatgaatatttttacatatgcatatatatacatgtataatattgttaaaagatattatgatgaaatgtaatgtgtaatttaattaataactttagtaaagtaatttaattaattacatttcaaaaactgtgtaatgtgtaataaGTGTAATTGATCaattttgcaatgtaatgtgtaattcaattaattacattccaatataattgaccccaagtctggttGTCACTTGTTAAGAcgtatttatttatacatatatatatatatatatatatataaacaaagctGAAAAAAGCTGAAGCAAATTCATGCATCAATCCATAGCTCACATTTGTTAAAGTGACCATGTATACCAAACAAATTATATAATCAAAAGTTCTATAAAATCTTTCTGAACTAGATTGATGCTCTAAATTTTCCAGTCATAATTTAAGGTTATATCCAGTTCAAATtgtttatcctggtatctatgatggccctatttttattttctatttctgcttactgctgttaattttttttaactagatcgTTTACAATCATAATCAGCTTAATTGGTTAaggtaatattattttcaaatgtcATCGTCATGCTATTGTCatgaatatataatttattcaaatttgactTTGTTACAAAGAGCAATACCAATCCTTCGTGGTAATATCACTTGTGTGAAATCTGTTTGTAGTTAAATTACAGAACATACCTAGCTAAaaagtaattttgaaatgatttgttttaaatgatcGATAAATAGGGAGTTCCCTACGGAAGTTATGTATTTTTCCCGTCTTTTAGTTAGAAATTACTGAGGTAGCagtacacagttagaagtttagtttcgcattatggccatggTGAATGTTTTAGATATGAAAggttttgtacaataaaattgctttttagataattgaagaataatatagccttcttagtgggtttatatgaacatttagattgtttttagcatgttttatatgcCATTTTTCTGTTTGACAGTCCATATTTTCCTTTCCGTACCgcccataggtccataaattattgtagtgtttatcaacaaagatttgacgctcgatctttcaattcaattttatggaaaaacgagcagaaatgcatatgattttttttaacttcttgaaagatatatgtctatggtttcaggaaaggtatcactgtaataaattgaaaattttctttggaccaaattttggagacttttgtgacatgttcacccctccccccccccccccccctttgcaatattttgtatcaaataaatgcagattgtttccatggttacaccaaaaaagagattatatttcaccattataacCTTTAGAAATctatggaaataaactcatcatagataccaggactaaattttgtatatacgccagacgcgcgtttcgtctagaaaaagactcatcagtgacgctcgaatcaaaaaaagtaaaaaaggccaaataaagtacaaagttgaagagcattgaggaccaaaattcctaaaagttttgccaaatccagctaaggttatctttctctttctataaatatacaaatgcataacacaaatattaagccttatttgttagaaaggaagggaaagagggtgtttaaaaattaggagtgtcaattttaagtttttttcctgactgtgtattgctacctgagtcatgaaatatataataaaataaaactagctggtcactttaattatttttttgctttcatttttcaaatatttaaaagctATCGTGATACACAAAGATACACCaatgtttgagaaaaaaaaagttttgatcaATGATGTAGATATTTAGCTGAAGAAgttgttttaatcttttatttcaGTAAAGATATGGCAAACAACGATGCAATGATCTGTGAAATATGTAGCGGACAACACGTAACAAAACCTGCTGAACACTGGTGTCCAGAATGTGAAGAAGCACTATGTACCGAATGTCTTACACATCATAGTACATCTAAGTACACACGAAATCATAAGGTTATTAGTGTTGATTACTATAAACAGTTGCCACCAACTATATGTAAGATTACTCAACACTGCGACGAACACAAAAAACAATTTCAGTTATACTGTCCGTGTCATGAAAGCTTTTGTTGTGTCAACTGTATAATAACAAGTCATGAAGAATGTAGAGGATTGATGGCTCTTGACGAATTCGTGAAAATATCGAAAAATTCAGTTTCTATCTGGGACATAGAAGATGATGTAAACAATATAAGAAAGAATATTCAATTAGTAGTGGAAGACCGACAACGAAATTTAAAGGATATCCAAGACGAAAAACAGCGTTTTGATGAAGACGTAAAATCTATGCGCTCCAAAATGAATGCACATTTGAACCAAATTGAAGAAAATGTAAATACTAGACTGGAAGATTCTGAGAAAGAAATCAAATCGCAAATAGGAAAACTGCTACTTACTTTATCAGAGAGATTGAACGGTGTAAAAATCTTAGAGGGATATGTGTTAGCAATCAAGAATTACACGACAGACATACAAACTATTATAGGAATTCAAACACTGAAAAAAGAGATCAAAAAGCAGAAAGAGTTCATAGGTTCGTTTGCTGTAGATGGAAGTCTGCAACAGActcatttgaaatataaaactgattacttaatattttcatttctatCAAGCAAAACGTTCGGAACAGTTTCAGTGGAGAAAACAAGCCCGAGAGTCATAATGCGAacgaaaaatcaaaatcaaacagGTATAATGTGTTCTGTTCAAATGCAATCAAagcaaataaatgaaataacGCTGCATTTACTTTCGAAAATTGACTTTGAGGAAATGAGGGATGTAAAACTGTTTGCTTGCACAATTGTACCAAATGGAAACATGATATTCGCAAATTATCTACAAAAAGAGCTTATCATCTTGAATGGAAACGGAAAGCTAGTCAAAATCATCGATTCTAACACTAATTTTTTAGATGTGTCATGTATATCCAATGAATTTGTAGCAGTTACAAAATATAGAACTGTAGAAGTAATAAACACAGAAAATGAAAGGGTGGATAAATGTTATCATACATCATCCAGTCCGTGTGGTCTAATTTACTTTGACACGACGCTAACGTGGTCCGTACAAGGAAAAGGAATTCAGCGTGCTAACTTAGAGAACAATGAAATAACAACTGTAGTAGAGCACGAGAGAATGCCGACCTATACTTATCTTACAACAGATGGAAAGCATATCTATCACGCAAATAACCAGAACGATACTGTTACATGCTATCAGTTGAATGGAGAAATAAGTTGGGAATTTAAAGATGAATCAAAAATACAAAGTCCATCTGGGATAACAACTGATAATGACTCAAATATTTACATTGCATCAAAACGCAATAACAGCATTGTAGTACTCTCATCCGACGGTATATTTGATAGAAAGGTTCTGGGTTTTAAAGATGGAATAAAACAACCACGTGGAATTTCTTTCGACAAAAAAAGTAGTCATTTATTGGTTGCAAATGAAAAGAACACGGCTTTCCTGTATAATGTTTCATAATTTGACAAATAAGCATTTTATATAAACCATTGTAAATCAAcatttgcaacaacaaaaaatgagtTTGCAGATGAAAGGTTCGTTCAAAGTGGAGATATAAATTGTTTCAACGAGACATTGTTGATGTATCATTTACATGAGGCGAAAGATAACGAATTGACTCATATTGTGGACTCATTTATTTTAGTatgtaccaattttcgtgaattgagaaaaacttgcattttattcatagtttatcagtacccacgaaatccacaaaaattaatatcccacgaaaaaaaaatgattccacAATATgtcgaaagtaaactgacaacgtcatgattaaaacagaaaaaagaccAACAATCAAACAATAGTGCTCAAAatgcaacatagaaaactaaagactgagcaatacgaaccccaccaacaactgggggatgatctcaggtgcccaCATGCATGTGGCTGTAATTTCCTTTGAACAAATTTATGTAGTATATTTACTTAAAATGACAAATGTGTAATCAGATTCGACATTGAAATATTCAAATTGCATTATAAATGTAACAACTATTATTGAGAAAGTGCGACCATAAGCGGAAGTGAAAATTTTCAAGAGAATAAATTTGGCGTAACATATGAATTACAAAGTGATTACATAGTTATTTCAACTTGGATTTATCAGTAGATTAATGCCGAGAAGTAGAAGAAGTAAAccaaataaaccaaataaaaaatagacaaaatcgGTCCTCTGGAAGTTCTTCTTCAAATCAGTTCAGTTCACCTGCCTTTTCAAACCAAGAAAAATGTCAACACAACAAGGAGCCAAAGGTACTGGTATCTTATACAATGATTGCAGCATTGTCATGTtaaaaagacaattacaattCACAACTTAACATTGATAATCAGCTCATCATGAATCAATCGATTAACCCAGGGTGCCAATACACAAGTACACCACAACAATCTAGTATGACAATTTTGTGCCAGCCGTTTTAATAGTTCCACAAGTACCCGCAGTCACATATCTTCCTATCCGCACCGCCTCTCCCACCAGTGTCGCCCGGATTTGAATCTCTGTTGGACGAAGTAAACAATAGACTTAAAGTAGCATGTTTCTctattgtcataaaaattcataatatctaataagattattagatttagctaacaatgtccttatatttcaataaggtaactttttttgttaatggaattgttttaatgttaattaggcttaaattaaaaattgtttgctttCCCCCTCTCTGTGGTTAAAGTAAGATAACTCTGGTCAATTTTCCTAACATTGAATCATTATGGGAATATGATatagttctgttttcatttatagtctttttcagaAAAGTTCTAATTGTTTTGGGTAGGTCCCAATTACAATTTTACACTCTAGCATTCGGCATCAGTTAGAAGCTTCTGGAATAAAATGGTGGCTATGGTGTactgttttgtgtttgtgttaGGCGTTATTACACTTCTTTCAGGTATTTGTCTTAAGGGATCGAGTACAGCAGATAAGTTACATCAGCTTTCTGCTTCATTTGAGTTCTGGCATAATGGTATACACCATACCGAAACAAATGCCTTTACGAGTAGAAGGACGAATGCTGTTGGACAGTTTTTGATGCATACCACAACTTGAAAACACTTTATTGACCATAGAAATAGAAAAGATAGTAAAATTGGATAAtcctttaaaaattattttaatcaagtACTAGTAATAAATGAGTAAGGTGATGTTATCTGGATACTCTAGTACCACGAGTGCATAACATTGAATTGTGATGTGACTGTCACTTTGaattcataattttgttaaaatagacgttgtttttttattatctgaagTATATTTACACATAGATTTTGGTAAATTAGCTATGAGTCAAATTTAAGCTttaccaataaagacattttacctaaattgatatatttgtattatacAGTATTGAGCTAAATATCTTTCTATGTAAAACTTTGCCTTATATCAAAATgggatatatttttaaattttaacacttctgaaTAACAAGCTAGTATTGTTTCAGACTTGTGTTTTAAGAATATATAAAGGGTACTATttaataaatgtatgtttttaaaCAGAACCGTATATTATTATGATCAACATCTCAACTGCACACAATTTAAAGGTTTATAGTGCAAGAACAATAACTCTAATTGTTTCAAAGGCAGAAGTTAAAGATACCCAAATGAAAACGAACCCTCTCCGTCTTAAATATTCAGATGTGGGTATAAAAATACATAGAAAGAAAGAACATGTCAAATGTACATGcatggtccgtgtaacacttatcaattcaaagttttaaaaagttttgaaaatttcgatttttggaattttgatcaaagttttaaaatatcaaaattccaagtTGTgtgaaagttttgaaattttgaaattttaaccaaataattaaaatattaaaattctaaatattgtttttaaatttgatagtttaaaaattttatcaaacttttaaaatacttaacctaacgtgcaattttgattatttcgctttttgaaagttttatctttttaatttttgattaaaatatcaaaaatagaaaaggggcgaaaagaggggtacctgtaaacatGGCTCTGATTATAATCATTCTTAGTTAGGTATAAATAGCACGAAATATATGAAATCATTGtaattacaaaatgaataattagaagaatatattttataaaacatatttatatgcatctattaaaaaaatatttaaacctaTTTAACCGGTATCAAATAAGTTGATTTGAATCTCTAATATAAGGTTAGCGTTTGAGATCAATAATGCAGAGCTATTTGGTGTCCCCAGTGCCCAACATTTAGAAGTAACAGTGAAAATTGACCAACTAGTAGTATTCGACATTTagacgttcctgatgaaggtagatccagaaaaagcgcttcggtcACATGCAACTTTGAacattttcttttcctttttatcgattgcatgacgataatatattgccttgtttcttatatttacttgaatttcaaatattcagttttcagCGTTCTGTAGGTGAATCTTTTCTTAAAATTCAGCGTTTTACATTGATTTGAAATtgtactggtttttcgagagcaacattgatgtatggccaaaaatggaaaaatccatcATGCAGCTGTTAGTGTGATACTCTCTTCACACAccccattctgactggacgtACCTGTGTTCTTTTACTTTGCTCAAAGTTGATTGTCGTACGGTAACTTAAAAATGCACAAATAACTAATACGGAACAatgctcttttccttttatttgcTATTTAAAAACAGTGGTTGTTGTAAGGGCCCATAATGGAGCTACATATATTATAAATACATCTACTTGTTACAAGCATCAGTCTAAGGGAGcaatcatttaacttcaaaagtgAGAGGAATATGGTTGTTTTGTCGAAGGGGGGGGGGGAATTCACGCTAAGCGCATAaaattttatcaagtttttcattgctattaatcaaattatttggtttaaaatttaacactataaggcaTGGGGAAAATctagattcagaatatttttttgttttctgcttgcacagaattttttttctcattgggGATCAGAAAATTTTATGTACCATTATTAAAGCCCCTCATGGAAATATCCAAGTAAAAAAAGTGTCACCTATAAAGTGACAATATTTATGTATCAGATTCCCAAAAAGATTAACATTTATTGCtgatataaatttttgaaaataattttcagttttcaaaatgccgacacctacaaATGGATAGGTGGACGCTTAATGTACAtcggcaactattacataaatatgaaggttgaaaaaaatgtttatgatatACGTTGATATGATACGAATGTGTTCACTTTTTACTGGTGTTGTTTTATTCAGAAGGAGTAAGTTTTAATGCTTTAAAATACTGACTGTATTTAACAGGTAATAAATAATTCATTGTTATAACAAcacctattgtattttgtttgttggtataggttgaatatatattttgcaaatgttggCCATAGGTTGTAGGCACCCTTTTACAAAACCAGAACGATAAATTGAATGTTAAtgcttactttatttggcctttttaaatttatttgactttattggctcttttaacttaatttgattcgagcgtcactgataagtcttttgtagacgaaacgcgcgaccggcgtaaataaaaaaaattacatcagGTATCTATCTACCTATGAAGAGTTTCTGTAGATACCTTATAACTGTAGTCTGGCTCCAAACCtctaatatttgatcttactcttaatttcagcgtaaaaaatatatcaaaaacttCCCACATTCCAAACTAGCACacgttcattgcgacaccatgCATTCTATAATCCTACCGTACCAATACTTAGTACTGAAATCATTGATACaaggcaatatttttttttcaggaacgctcaaagctgaatattttaGGCCAACAATTTATAAAGAACAGAAAAAGTTGATTAAAACGTTAAAGTTGATCGTTCAAAATGTACATGGAATGATATATTCATCTGCCGACAATGATTGCAGAAAGTGAGAAGTCGTagagcaaaacagaaaaatttgaaataaaatgagaTAATACAAATGGGTGCTGGGACAACTAGCAAGTAAAATGGTCATTATCAGAGCCGTGcatcttgttttaaaatgaattctcttcttttgagaaatatttattttgtcatccaatTTTTCACGGCCTACAACTGTCTGCCtgtggttttattttatacattaacttttaagtatcagtattttttttattccattttgtttcgtttcgttccgcttttatttTGTTTCGAAGTTTTTGAGATTTATTTCGctccttttctatttttgatatcttaatcaaaaattttaaaaaatcaaactttcaaaaagtgaaataatcaaaattgcacgttatTATATAGGtatagtatttttaaagtttgatcctaacctatcaaatttaaaaacggcATTTcgaatttgaatattttgattatttgtttgaaatttcaaaatttcaaacctttaacacaatttggaattttgatattttaaaacttgatCAAAATTCCAATGATCCAAAATTTGCAAACTTTTTAAAactgaattgataagtgttacacggaccatgCACGAAATATTAAAGGTAAAAAGACTTAAACTTAAAATATTAACAGTTAAAATATTTGGTTCAAGGgactttttgtattttaaaatagattCTGCAAAGTGATACGGACGTGGATATTGACACTATAAAGGGTTCCTTTTATTCTACTAAGAAAACATATACGTTACTCTTAGTGTCACTTCAGTACAAAGTAAGATTATTAATTCCATCTTCTAGAGAACTATACCCAAAGGCCAAGTGTTTCTTTGTTTTACTAACCaacaaacaaatgaatatgaCTGTATGTGTGCGTTAAATGAAGTAGGTATAGAGATTTttccactgcatcgagtgtgaaacgatatttttccactcgagatagttaaatttttaaatattcaaaacgcgaggcttgccgagcattttaaatatttaaaaattcaattgtcgagattcaataaaaataatcaaccgGTCAGGAAAGGGATGAATCGAGTAAGAATTAAAGATAAATTTGTcttgaattaagaaaaaagaattaaTATTCCTATTTAAGCTAGGCAGGTATAATTAATTCAAAATAACACGGAATGTAGCAGATTAGGATGTCGATTAATATGTCGATAGCGAAGAAGTAATATCACGAAATAGGAAATATTGAGACGCTTTGGGACTCAAACTAATTTCACTTCTTGAAACTTAGAAAATTACACGAATATATAATTAGTTTTCACATCATATTTTGACAACGTATTTTATCCCATAAATGAAGTAAACACTGGTATAGGGTAATTAGCTTATTTGATTAACGGAAAACAACTGTCCTAGGACATATGGATTCTTACATGGTcagataattaaataaatataattaaattgttTAGTCTATGGGTAattcatcaaaacaaaataattaataaaccGGCTTCCTATAGTCTGGACAGGTCAATATCAAGAAGTGCAATATCGGACAGGCTAATATCAATGCCAAGGTTTTTTACACCAACAGATGGACATCTACTTGACAAACTTGATAAAACTTTGTGCACAATGTTAAAATAAGACCAAAAATGAGTGATGTCacacataaaatataatacaaatttaTTATCATCAATGAACAGGTATTCcgtgtgaataaactcatcatagataacaggactaaattatatacgccagacgcgcgtttcgtctgcaaaagactcctCACGtgcagtgacactcgaatccaaaaaagttaaaaaaggccaaataaagtatgaagttgaggagcattgaggaccaaaattcctaaaagttttgccaaattcagctaattGATAACACTTTATTGTCTACCTTGTGTAcgaaaattatttcaattttggtGCTATGCAGTTTTTCATTCTCATACCCCTGCCGGAAAAGTGTAAAACCGAGAAACATCACAATGTTTTAAGAGAAACTGACTCAAGGCTAGCAACATAATATtaacaatatacaatataatgtTGTTTCATGCGACGTGTGCATGATCATTAACACTGATTATAAAAGAACaaactattttctttttttctgaaattcatttcaaatttaaacaaaatcaatatcttAGACAAGTACGAAAATCATCGTGTATCATAATTTGTAATTGAATGTTGAATTTATGGCCCTACGAAATgtaaattatattgaaataatatatcaaaaggataacaaaatattaaaaatatattataacacagCCAACCAACCACCAATACCTTTTTTTTAGGAAGCAAGATCCTTGCACTTGGTTGCTGTTACAGAGAGCTCACTAAATACATGTAGGAACTGCTGATGATTAAAAACTACTGCTAGAAATCTGAAACGGCGCCCCATGTAGGTGTTTTTAAGTGccaaaattgaattgaaatagaTAGATATTTACACAAGTTACACAAGTTTATACTTTACAAAGTAATATAGGAAATGACTTTCCAACTCCGGCAGTTAGATTCTAACACGCAATCTCATCGCCCTGGAATAGTTCAACATACCCTGCGCCACAGGCATCGTCCTGAATGATGTGAAATCTAAGTACTTATGTCTACTACtccagaaatgaaaaaaatatataaagatccTCACCCAGTCCGTTTTCTTTTAGAAATTATGTGTTTTAAtacatgataattttttattgCCAAAAGCATGATTTTAACGCAAATATAGGAGGAATCCACTCTTTAGTTTGCCATTTTTACAATTGAAATATACTACATGGTCCTTTAtcaaaacaaaagtgttttcaactttatcaGACTCCAACACTTACGAAAccatgttacatttgttgtttttatagtgattaagatgataccacaatgttgactgctgtacccctattttgacatttttacctattgtgtcttttgttttgtccacgcatcggtgacaatataatggaatttgatgcgactggcatacaagtgagaggtttagctagctagaaaaccagattcaatccaccattttctacattagaaaatgcctgtaccaagtcaggaatatgacatttgttatccattcgtttgatgtgtttgaacttttgattttgtcatttgactggggactttcctttttgaaatttccttggagttcagtatttttgtgatgttactcTTTGTTACATATACAATATTAGTTTACTGTcagtaaaatataaacttttttgtatgagacTGAGAAACTAGAAAAGGGCGAAGTTCTACcgtaaattttctttaaaattcgaa carries:
- the LOC139521417 gene encoding uncharacterized protein, whose protein sequence is MANNDAMICEICSGQHVTKPAEHWCPECEEALCTECLTHHSTSKYTRNHKVISVDYYKQLPPTICKITQHCDEHKKQFQLYCPCHESFCCVNCIITSHEECRGLMALDEFVKISKNSVSIWDIEDDVNNIRKNIQLVVEDRQRNLKDIQDEKQRFDEDVKSMRSKMNAHLNQIEENVNTRLEDSEKEIKSQIGKLLLTLSERLNGVKILEGYVLAIKNYTTDIQTIIGIQTLKKEIKKQKEFIGSFAVDGSLQQTHLKYKTDYLIFSFLSSKTFGTVSVEKTSPRVIMRTKNQNQTGIMCSVQMQSKQINEITLHLLSKIDFEEMRDVKLFACTIVPNGNMIFANYLQKELIILNGNGKLVKIIDSNTNFLDVSCISNEFVAVTKYRTVEVINTENERVDKCYHTSSSPCGLIYFDTTLTWSVQGKGIQRANLENNEITTVVEHERMPTYTYLTTDGKHIYHANNQNDTVTCYQLNGEISWEFKDESKIQSPSGITTDNDSNIYIASKRNNSIVVLSSDGIFDRKVLGFKDGIKQPRGISFDKKSSHLLVANEKNTAFLYNVS